A single Streptomyces mirabilis DNA region contains:
- a CDS encoding NAD(P)-dependent malic enzyme, which yields MAAEIVNPRSDSSTGLEGDVEPVNSAGSVDTVGSDGSVDSLDFDPAFALHRGGKMAVQATVPVRDKDDLSLAYTPGVAKVCSAIAEQPELVHDYTWKSSVVAVVTDGTAVLGLGDIGPEASLPVMEGKAILFKQFGGVDAVPIALDCTGVDEIVETVVRLAPSFGGVNLEDISAPRCFEIERKLQERLDIPVFHDDQHGTAIVTLAALRNAAKLTGRTLGDLRAVISGAGAAGVAIAKFLLEAGIGDVAVADRKGIVSADREDLTDVKRELAGITNKAGLTGSLESALAGADVFIGVSGGTVPEPAVASMAEGAFVFAMANPNPEVHPEIAHKYAAVVATGRSDFPNQINNVLAFPGIFAGALQVRASRITEGMKIAAAEALAAVVGDDLAADYVIPSPFDERVAPAVTAAVAAAARAEGVARR from the coding sequence GTGGCAGCGGAGATCGTCAATCCTCGCAGCGACAGCAGTACTGGTCTTGAAGGCGACGTGGAGCCGGTCAATTCCGCCGGCTCCGTCGACACCGTCGGTTCCGACGGCTCCGTCGACTCCCTCGACTTCGACCCTGCCTTTGCGCTGCACCGTGGCGGCAAGATGGCCGTGCAGGCCACCGTGCCCGTCCGTGACAAGGACGACCTGTCCCTGGCGTACACGCCCGGCGTGGCGAAGGTGTGCAGCGCCATCGCCGAGCAGCCCGAGCTCGTCCATGACTACACGTGGAAGTCGTCCGTCGTCGCTGTGGTGACGGACGGCACGGCGGTGCTGGGACTCGGTGACATCGGCCCGGAGGCCTCCCTTCCCGTGATGGAGGGCAAGGCCATTCTGTTCAAGCAGTTCGGCGGGGTGGATGCCGTGCCGATCGCGCTGGACTGCACGGGCGTCGACGAGATCGTGGAGACCGTGGTCCGGCTCGCTCCCTCGTTCGGGGGCGTCAACCTGGAGGACATCTCGGCACCGCGGTGCTTCGAGATCGAGCGCAAGCTCCAGGAGCGGCTGGACATTCCCGTCTTCCACGACGACCAGCACGGGACCGCGATCGTGACCCTGGCGGCGCTGCGGAATGCCGCGAAGCTGACCGGGCGGACGCTGGGTGATCTGCGTGCGGTGATCTCGGGGGCGGGGGCGGCCGGGGTCGCCATCGCCAAGTTCCTGCTGGAGGCGGGGATCGGTGACGTCGCGGTCGCGGACCGCAAGGGCATCGTCTCCGCGGACCGGGAGGACCTGACCGACGTCAAGCGGGAGCTCGCCGGGATCACCAACAAGGCGGGGCTCACGGGGTCGCTGGAGTCGGCGCTCGCGGGTGCGGACGTCTTCATCGGCGTGTCCGGGGGCACGGTGCCGGAGCCGGCGGTGGCGTCGATGGCCGAGGGGGCCTTCGTCTTCGCCATGGCCAACCCGAACCCCGAGGTGCACCCCGAGATCGCCCACAAGTACGCGGCCGTGGTCGCCACCGGGCGGTCGGACTTCCCGAACCAGATCAACAACGTGCTGGCGTTTCCCGGGATCTTCGCGGGGGCGTTGCAGGTGCGGGCGTCTCGGATCACCGAGGGGATGAAGATCGCGGCGGCGGAGGCGTTGGCTGCGGTCGTCGGGGACGACCTTGCCGCGGACTATGTGATTCCTTCGCCGTTCGATGAGCGGGTGGCTCCTGCGGTTACCGCGGCGGTGGCTGCGGCTGCTCGGGCCGAGGGTGTTGCCCGCCGCTGA
- a CDS encoding ABC transporter substrate-binding protein, whose amino-acid sequence MTASTTRRTTAAQSRIAAVGAIAVAGALVLTGCGDQTKKDSNSSSSSAASAPLASKLPASIRDAGVIKVGSDIAYAPVEFKDSSGKTVGIDPDLADAMGKQLGVKFEFQNGTFDTLITGLRSKRYDMAMSAMTDTADRQNGVDADTGKKVGEGVDFVDYFTAGVSIYTPKGKTQNIKTWADLCGKKIAVQRGTVSEDLAKSESKKCTGGKKIAIESYDNDQQAQTRVRAGGADAGSSDFPVAAYAVKTSGGGKDFELVGEQVEAAPYGIAVAKSNTQLRDALQAALDAIIKNGEYDKVIAKWGVEAGAVKTAAVNGGK is encoded by the coding sequence ATGACCGCAAGCACCACCCGTCGTACGACCGCCGCGCAGTCCCGGATAGCAGCGGTCGGCGCGATCGCGGTCGCCGGGGCCCTGGTCCTCACCGGCTGCGGTGACCAGACCAAGAAGGACTCCAACAGCTCCTCCTCGAGCGCCGCCTCAGCTCCGCTGGCCTCCAAGCTGCCCGCGTCGATCCGTGACGCGGGTGTCATCAAGGTCGGCTCGGACATCGCGTACGCGCCGGTCGAGTTCAAGGACAGCTCCGGCAAGACCGTGGGTATCGACCCCGACCTGGCGGACGCGATGGGCAAGCAGCTCGGTGTGAAGTTCGAGTTCCAGAACGGCACCTTCGACACCCTGATCACGGGTCTGCGCTCCAAGCGGTACGACATGGCGATGTCCGCGATGACGGACACCGCGGACCGCCAGAACGGTGTCGACGCCGACACCGGCAAGAAGGTCGGCGAGGGCGTCGACTTCGTCGACTACTTCACCGCGGGTGTCTCGATCTACACCCCCAAGGGCAAGACCCAGAACATCAAGACCTGGGCCGACCTCTGTGGCAAGAAGATCGCGGTGCAGCGCGGCACGGTCTCGGAGGACCTCGCCAAGTCCGAGTCGAAGAAGTGCACGGGCGGCAAGAAGATCGCCATCGAGTCGTACGACAACGACCAGCAGGCCCAGACCCGGGTGCGCGCCGGTGGCGCCGACGCCGGTTCCTCGGACTTCCCGGTCGCCGCGTACGCGGTGAAGACCTCGGGCGGCGGCAAGGACTTCGAGCTCGTCGGCGAGCAGGTCGAGGCGGCGCCGTACGGCATCGCGGTCGCCAAGTCCAACACGCAGCTCCGCGACGCACTGCAGGCCGCGCTCGACGCGATCATCAAGAACGGCGAGTACGACAAGGTGATAGCGAAGTGGGGCGTCGAGGCCGGCGCCGTCAAGACGGCCGCGGTCAACGGAGGAAAGTGA
- a CDS encoding amino acid ABC transporter permease: protein MTVDIDKTAGPEETPPAGPEAIKAIPVRHYGRYLSAVIAIAVLVAIIYAFGQGKINWHAVPDYFFDHRIIKGVGQTLLLTVLSMAIGILGGILLAVMRLSKNPVTSSIAWFYIWFFRGTPVLVQLFVWFNLGLVFEYINLGPIYKDYWSSFMTPFLTALLGLGLNEAAYMAEICRAGLLSVDEGQTEASHALGMSHGKTLRRIIIPQAMRVIVPPTGNEVINMLKTTSLVSAVQYYELLRYAQDIGQTSGAPVEMLFLAAAWYLIMTSVLSVGQYYVERYYARGSSRQLPPTPWQKIKANLTSLSSRKGATA from the coding sequence GTGACTGTTGACATCGACAAGACGGCTGGGCCGGAGGAGACTCCTCCGGCCGGGCCGGAGGCCATCAAGGCCATCCCCGTCCGGCACTACGGACGGTACCTCTCGGCCGTCATCGCGATCGCCGTGCTCGTCGCGATCATCTACGCGTTCGGCCAAGGCAAGATCAACTGGCATGCCGTACCGGACTACTTCTTCGACCACCGCATCATCAAGGGCGTCGGTCAGACGCTGCTGCTGACGGTGCTCTCGATGGCGATCGGCATCCTCGGCGGCATCCTGCTCGCGGTGATGCGCCTGTCGAAGAACCCCGTGACCTCGTCCATCGCGTGGTTCTACATCTGGTTCTTCCGCGGCACCCCGGTCCTCGTCCAGCTGTTCGTCTGGTTCAACCTGGGTCTGGTCTTCGAGTACATCAACCTCGGGCCGATCTACAAGGACTACTGGTCCAGCTTCATGACGCCGTTCCTGACGGCGCTGCTGGGCCTGGGCCTGAACGAGGCCGCGTACATGGCCGAGATCTGCCGTGCCGGTCTGCTCTCGGTCGACGAGGGCCAGACCGAGGCCTCGCACGCGCTGGGCATGAGCCACGGCAAGACGCTGCGGCGGATCATCATCCCGCAGGCGATGCGCGTGATCGTGCCGCCCACGGGCAACGAGGTCATCAACATGCTCAAGACGACCTCCCTCGTGTCGGCGGTGCAGTACTACGAACTCCTGCGGTACGCCCAGGACATCGGACAGACCTCCGGCGCCCCGGTGGAGATGCTCTTCCTGGCCGCCGCCTGGTACCTGATCATGACCTCGGTCCTGAGCGTGGGCCAGTACTACGTCGAGCGGTACTACGCCCGCGGTTCGAGCCGTCAGCTGCCGCCCACCCCATGGCAGAAGATCAAGGCCAATCTGACGTCCCTGTCGAGCCGGAAGGGGGCGACGGCATGA
- a CDS encoding amino acid ABC transporter ATP-binding protein — protein sequence MTEKETGKDISGAPMVKSEGVHKSFGAVEVLKGIDLEVRPGEVFCLIGPSGSGKSTFLRCINHLEKINAGRLYVDGELVGYRQKGDKLYELKDSEVALKRRDIGMVFQRFNLFPHMTALENVMEAPVQVKGISRTQARARAEQLLERVGLADKAANYPSQLSGGQQQRVAIARALAMDPKLMLFDEPTSALDPELVGDVLDVMRDLAESGMTMIVVTHEMGFAREVGDSLVFMDGGVVVESGHPRDVLTNPQHERTQSFLSKVL from the coding sequence ATGACCGAGAAGGAAACCGGCAAAGACATTTCCGGTGCGCCGATGGTGAAGTCCGAAGGCGTGCACAAGTCCTTCGGCGCGGTCGAGGTCCTCAAGGGCATCGACCTGGAGGTCAGGCCCGGCGAGGTCTTCTGCCTCATCGGCCCCTCCGGCTCCGGCAAGTCGACCTTCCTGAGGTGCATCAACCACCTGGAGAAGATCAACGCCGGCCGGCTGTACGTCGACGGGGAGCTGGTCGGCTACCGCCAGAAGGGCGACAAGCTGTACGAGCTCAAGGACAGCGAGGTCGCGCTGAAGCGCCGGGACATCGGCATGGTCTTCCAGCGCTTCAACCTGTTCCCGCACATGACGGCGCTCGAGAACGTCATGGAGGCCCCGGTCCAGGTCAAGGGCATCAGCAGGACCCAGGCCCGGGCGCGTGCGGAGCAGCTCCTGGAGCGCGTCGGCCTGGCCGACAAGGCGGCCAACTACCCCTCGCAGCTCTCCGGCGGTCAGCAGCAGCGTGTCGCCATCGCCCGCGCGCTGGCGATGGACCCGAAGCTGATGCTCTTCGACGAGCCGACCTCGGCGCTCGACCCGGAGCTGGTCGGTGACGTCCTCGACGTCATGCGCGACCTCGCCGAGTCCGGCATGACGATGATCGTCGTCACCCACGAGATGGGCTTCGCCCGCGAGGTGGGCGACTCGCTGGTCTTCATGGACGGCGGTGTGGTGGTCGAGTCCGGCCACCCGCGTGACGTACTGACGAACCCGCAGCACGAGCGGACGCAGTCGTTCCTGTCCAAGGTGCTCTGA
- a CDS encoding class I SAM-dependent methyltransferase, translating into MTVGTGIDSDEIHGNGTDWHAWQESWDRQQEWYMPDREERFRVMLDMVEALVGPEPRVLDLACGTGTITARLLDRFPKATSTGVDLDPALLTIAEGTFAGDERVSFVTADLKDPHWATRLPYDSYDAVLTATALHWLHSEPLAVLYGQVAQLVRDGGVFMNADHMIDGSTPRINAAERAQRHARMDQAKARGVLDWAAWWELAAQDPALAAPTARRFEIYGEHADGDMPSVDWHTRVLREKGFGEARAVWRSPSDALVLAVK; encoded by the coding sequence ATGACCGTCGGCACCGGAATCGACAGCGACGAGATCCACGGCAACGGAACCGACTGGCACGCCTGGCAGGAGAGCTGGGACCGGCAACAGGAGTGGTACATGCCGGACCGCGAGGAGCGCTTCCGGGTGATGCTCGACATGGTCGAGGCCCTGGTCGGCCCGGAGCCGCGCGTCCTCGACCTGGCCTGCGGCACCGGCACCATCACGGCCCGGCTCCTCGACCGCTTCCCGAAGGCCACCAGCACCGGGGTCGACCTCGACCCGGCGCTGCTCACCATCGCCGAGGGAACCTTCGCGGGCGACGAGAGAGTCTCCTTCGTCACGGCCGACCTCAAGGACCCGCACTGGGCGACCCGGCTGCCTTACGACTCGTACGACGCCGTCCTGACCGCCACCGCCCTCCACTGGCTGCACAGCGAACCCCTCGCGGTCCTCTACGGTCAGGTCGCGCAGCTCGTCCGCGACGGCGGAGTCTTCATGAACGCCGACCACATGATCGACGGGTCCACGCCCCGGATCAACGCGGCCGAGCGCGCCCAGCGACACGCCCGGATGGACCAGGCCAAGGCGCGCGGGGTGCTCGACTGGGCCGCCTGGTGGGAGCTGGCGGCCCAGGACCCCGCCCTCGCCGCGCCGACCGCCCGCCGCTTCGAGATCTACGGGGAGCACGCCGACGGCGACATGCCGTCCGTCGACTGGCACACGCGCGTGCTGCGCGAAAAGGGCTTCGGGGAGGCGCGGGCGGTGTGGCGGTCGCCGTCCGACGCGCTGGTGCTGGCGGTGAAATAG
- a CDS encoding CGNR zinc finger domain-containing protein: protein MELAYYSDYAVRLVNTEEPTRGKDSLTSVEAVRGLFGGNSSAARRATDADVTRFRSVRARLRAVFEAADGGDETLSVDLLNSLLLEFPVSPQISGHDHRDDDGRPLWHMHLADHPSNATAGYAAIAAMGLAFHLTAYGVDRLGLCEAAPCRNAYLDTSTNRSRRYCSDRCATRANVAAYRARKRLEADRSESTGLAAPSAQRTSANGER, encoded by the coding sequence GTGGAACTGGCCTATTACTCGGATTACGCGGTACGCCTCGTCAACACCGAGGAGCCGACCCGGGGCAAGGACTCGCTCACCTCGGTCGAGGCGGTCCGGGGCCTCTTCGGAGGGAACTCCTCCGCGGCCCGCCGCGCCACGGACGCGGACGTCACCCGCTTCCGGTCGGTCCGCGCCCGGCTGCGCGCCGTCTTCGAGGCGGCCGACGGCGGCGACGAGACCCTGTCCGTGGACCTGCTGAACTCACTCCTCCTGGAGTTCCCCGTCAGCCCGCAGATCTCCGGGCACGACCACCGGGACGACGACGGGCGCCCGCTGTGGCACATGCACCTGGCGGACCACCCGTCGAACGCGACCGCGGGCTACGCGGCGATCGCCGCCATGGGACTCGCCTTCCATCTCACCGCGTACGGCGTGGACCGCCTCGGCCTCTGCGAGGCGGCCCCCTGCCGCAACGCGTACCTGGACACGTCGACGAACCGCTCCCGGCGCTACTGCTCGGACCGCTGCGCGACCCGCGCCAACGTGGCCGCCTACCGGGCCCGCAAACGCCTGGAGGCCGACCGGTCGGAGAGCACGGGCCTGGCGGCGCCGAGCGCCCAGCGGACGAGTGCGAACGGCGAGCGCTGA
- the sodX gene encoding nickel-type superoxide dismutase maturation protease: protein MPELSQETERGRAVLPFGAAEVTGPSMVPTLQHGDRLVVQYGARVRAGDVVVLRHPFQQDLLVVKRIAERREGGWWVLGDNAYAGGDSTDYGTVPEDLVLGKVRFRYRPHLPGQRSPFALVRWALGAARPVLSDRSASRRLRAR, encoded by the coding sequence ATGCCGGAGCTGTCGCAGGAGACCGAGCGTGGGAGGGCCGTGCTGCCGTTCGGGGCGGCCGAGGTGACGGGGCCCTCCATGGTGCCCACGCTCCAGCACGGAGATCGGCTCGTCGTGCAGTACGGGGCCCGGGTCAGGGCCGGTGACGTGGTCGTTCTGCGCCATCCGTTCCAGCAGGACCTGCTGGTCGTGAAGCGGATCGCGGAGCGGCGCGAGGGGGGTTGGTGGGTGCTCGGGGACAACGCCTACGCGGGTGGGGACAGCACCGATTACGGGACCGTGCCCGAGGACCTCGTCCTGGGAAAGGTGCGTTTCCGCTACCGGCCCCACCTGCCGGGTCAGCGCTCGCCGTTCGCACTCGTCCGCTGGGCGCTCGGCGCCGCCAGGCCCGTGCTCTCCGACCGGTCGGCCTCCAGGCGTTTGCGGGCCCGGTAG
- the sodN gene encoding superoxide dismutase, Ni — MLSRLFAPKVKVSAHCDLPCGVYDPAQARIEAESVKAVQEKMAGNDDPHFQARATVIKEQRAELAKHHVSVLWSDYFKPPHFEKYPELHQLVNDTLKALSAAKASTDPATGQKALDYIAQIDKIFWETKKA, encoded by the coding sequence ATGCTCTCCCGCCTGTTTGCCCCCAAGGTCAAGGTCAGCGCGCACTGCGACCTGCCCTGCGGCGTGTACGACCCGGCCCAGGCCCGCATCGAGGCGGAGTCGGTGAAGGCCGTCCAGGAAAAGATGGCCGGCAACGACGACCCGCACTTCCAGGCTCGCGCCACCGTCATCAAGGAGCAGCGCGCCGAGCTCGCGAAGCACCACGTGTCGGTGCTCTGGAGCGACTACTTCAAGCCCCCGCACTTCGAGAAGTACCCGGAGCTGCACCAGCTGGTCAACGACACCCTGAAGGCCCTCTCGGCCGCCAAGGCGTCCACGGACCCGGCCACGGGCCAGAAGGCGCTGGACTACATCGCCCAGATCGACAAGATCTTCTGGGAGACCAAGAAGGCCTGA
- a CDS encoding NAD(P)-dependent alcohol dehydrogenase, protein MKAAQIMSYGDAADVLRVNDVDRPAPGAGEVQVRVEASSVNGHDVMLRAGELKIVSGRRFPLGVGLDFAGTVAATGAGVAVHRVGDRVWGMVHPRQRHTVGGAAEYVVVPADRLAPAPATLSAAGAASLVVAGATALIAVRDTVRLAPGEKVLVRGAAGGVGTAAVQLAHALGCHVTALARARHTPALADLGADEVLDHGSTTSDLIGPFDVIVDTVGTELNCYRSRLAKGGRMVTVGLSAPALAAIAASSVYGARRIRTFSANPDATVLRALADHVTSGALRPVVNSVYPLADITAAHQAFERGGVVGKHVVAVSE, encoded by the coding sequence ATGAAGGCCGCTCAGATCATGAGTTACGGCGACGCAGCGGATGTGCTGCGGGTCAACGACGTCGACCGCCCCGCCCCGGGCGCGGGTGAAGTGCAGGTCCGCGTCGAGGCGTCCAGCGTGAACGGCCACGATGTGATGCTGCGCGCCGGGGAGTTGAAGATCGTGTCGGGCCGCAGGTTCCCGCTCGGGGTGGGCCTGGACTTCGCGGGCACCGTCGCCGCGACCGGCGCCGGCGTGGCGGTCCACCGGGTCGGGGACCGGGTGTGGGGCATGGTTCACCCCCGGCAGCGGCACACCGTCGGCGGGGCGGCCGAGTACGTCGTCGTCCCCGCGGACCGGCTCGCGCCCGCCCCGGCGACGCTCTCCGCGGCCGGCGCGGCCTCCCTGGTCGTCGCCGGTGCGACGGCGCTGATCGCGGTGCGGGACACCGTGCGCCTCGCGCCCGGAGAGAAGGTCCTGGTCCGCGGCGCGGCGGGCGGCGTCGGCACGGCCGCCGTCCAACTCGCGCACGCCCTGGGCTGCCACGTGACCGCACTGGCCCGCGCCCGTCACACCCCAGCCCTCGCCGACCTCGGCGCCGACGAGGTCCTCGACCACGGTTCCACCACCTCGGACCTGATCGGTCCCTTCGACGTCATCGTCGACACGGTCGGCACGGAACTGAACTGCTACCGGAGCCGGTTGGCCAAAGGCGGCCGGATGGTCACTGTCGGACTGTCGGCCCCCGCCCTGGCCGCGATCGCGGCATCGAGCGTGTACGGCGCCCGCCGCATCCGCACCTTCAGCGCCAACCCCGACGCCACCGTGCTGCGCGCCCTGGCCGACCACGTCACCTCGGGAGCTCTGCGCCCGGTGGTGAACAGCGTGTACCCACTCGCGGACATCACCGCGGCGCACCAGGCCTTCGAACGCGGCGGTGTCGTCGGCAAGCACGTGGTCGCCGTATCCGAATGA
- a CDS encoding helix-turn-helix transcriptional regulator: MTDAPVAVSDDPRHELGEFLRTRRTRLRPQDVGLEPGPRRRVAGLRREELALLAGVSSDYYQRMEQGRDVRPSEQVLDALARALSFSAEETRHLHSLAAAARTPTRRPRDHAPEEVPPTTLRLLRTMTSPSVVVGRFLDVLAWNPLAGALLGEFTQRPRNERNLLSLLLHPEADRTCPERAATVAELVAMLRTQVAAEPGHPRAVELVGELAVRSDEFAGLWARHDVAETTRGRMRVHHPLVGELNLDWDAYPMPGATGPVLIAFTAEEGGPDAERLQLLAGLLVAPGPAAAPRPRP, from the coding sequence GTGACTGACGCGCCCGTCGCGGTGAGCGACGACCCCCGGCACGAACTCGGCGAGTTCCTCAGGACTCGCCGCACCCGGCTGCGGCCGCAGGACGTCGGTCTGGAACCCGGCCCGCGGCGGCGCGTCGCCGGGCTGCGGCGCGAAGAACTGGCTCTGCTGGCCGGGGTCAGCTCGGACTACTACCAGCGCATGGAGCAGGGCCGCGACGTACGCCCGTCCGAGCAGGTCCTCGACGCCCTCGCACGCGCCCTCAGCTTCTCCGCCGAGGAGACCCGGCATCTGCACAGCCTCGCCGCCGCCGCGCGCACGCCCACCAGGCGCCCGCGCGACCACGCGCCCGAGGAGGTGCCGCCCACCACCCTGCGGCTGCTGCGCACGATGACCTCGCCCTCCGTGGTCGTCGGCCGCTTCCTGGACGTACTGGCGTGGAACCCGCTCGCCGGTGCCCTGCTCGGCGAGTTCACCCAGCGCCCGCGGAACGAGCGCAATCTGCTGTCGCTGCTGCTGCACCCGGAGGCCGACCGGACGTGCCCGGAGCGGGCCGCCACCGTCGCCGAGCTGGTCGCGATGCTGCGGACGCAGGTCGCGGCCGAGCCGGGGCATCCGCGCGCCGTCGAGCTGGTCGGTGAACTCGCCGTCCGCAGCGACGAGTTCGCGGGCCTGTGGGCGCGTCACGACGTGGCGGAGACCACCCGCGGCCGGATGCGCGTCCATCACCCGCTGGTCGGGGAGCTGAACCTGGACTGGGACGCGTACCCGATGCCGGGCGCCACCGGCCCCGTACTCATCGCCTTCACCGCCGAGGAGGGCGGGCCCGACGCCGAGCGCCTCCAGCTGCTCGCCGGCCTGCTCGTCGCCCCCGGTCCGGCGGCTGCGCCCCGCCCGCGGCCTTGA
- a CDS encoding helix-turn-helix transcriptional regulator — MTLEDLVRLRRARDRMDREYAEPLDVAALARTALMSPGHFQRSFRAAYGETPYSYLMTRRIERAKALLRRGDLTVTEVCLAVGCTSLGSFSSRFTELVGETPSAYRARPHDHGAPIPPCVAQRLTRPTRHRNPEAEPGTRL, encoded by the coding sequence ATGACTCTGGAGGATCTGGTCCGGCTGCGCCGGGCACGCGACCGGATGGACCGCGAGTACGCGGAGCCGCTGGACGTCGCCGCGCTCGCGCGCACCGCGCTGATGTCACCCGGGCACTTCCAGCGGAGCTTCCGGGCGGCGTACGGGGAGACGCCGTACAGCTATCTGATGACCCGCCGAATAGAACGGGCCAAGGCCCTGCTGCGGCGGGGCGACCTGACGGTCACGGAGGTCTGCCTCGCCGTGGGCTGTACGTCGCTCGGTTCGTTCAGCTCCCGCTTCACGGAGCTGGTCGGCGAGACCCCGAGCGCGTACCGGGCCCGGCCGCATGATCACGGCGCCCCGATCCCGCCGTGCGTGGCCCAGCGCCTGACCCGCCCGACCCGCCACCGCAACCCGGAAGCGGAACCGGGCACACGCCTCTAG
- a CDS encoding VOC family protein, producing MDLKLSQCFIAVDDHDKALAFYRDVLGLEVRGDVAFEGMRWVTVGSPLQPDVQIVLEPPAASPDISPADKQAMAELLAKGILRGVIFSTADCDALYERVRASGADVLQEPMDQPYGVRDCAFRDPAGNLLRFTERPDA from the coding sequence ATGGACCTGAAACTCTCACAGTGCTTCATAGCCGTGGACGACCATGACAAAGCGCTCGCCTTCTACCGGGACGTCCTCGGCCTGGAGGTCCGGGGTGACGTCGCCTTCGAGGGGATGCGCTGGGTGACGGTCGGCTCCCCGCTCCAGCCGGACGTCCAGATCGTCCTGGAGCCCCCCGCCGCGAGCCCGGACATCTCCCCCGCCGACAAACAGGCCATGGCCGAGCTCCTCGCCAAGGGCATCCTGCGCGGCGTCATCTTCTCCACCGCCGACTGCGACGCCCTCTACGAACGCGTCCGCGCCTCCGGCGCCGACGTCCTCCAGGAGCCGATGGACCAGCCGTACGGCGTCCGCGACTGCGCCTTCCGCGACCCTGCGGGCAACCTCCTCCGCTTCACCGAACGCCCCGACGCCTGA
- a CDS encoding VOC family protein: MADPIRWTYAFVDRPMKDFDRACGFWTAVTATKLSEPRGEQGEFVTLLPDGTDACVKAQGVDAGEGGAHLDLAVEDVPALAESARRLGAEIVTTEEDLVVLRSPGGQPFCAVRWHGESARPPVVPGPAGATSRLDQVCLDVAPTRFEVEVAFWSALTGWESHPGALPEFHLLRPPTGLPFRILLQRLDTARPASAHLDIACSDVEAVRADHERLGAVLVGHGARWAVMRDPVGGTYCLTGRDPATGSLPAPA, translated from the coding sequence ATGGCCGACCCCATTCGATGGACCTATGCCTTCGTCGACCGGCCCATGAAGGACTTCGATCGCGCCTGCGGCTTCTGGACCGCGGTCACGGCGACGAAGCTGTCCGAACCGCGCGGTGAGCAGGGCGAGTTCGTGACCCTGCTGCCCGACGGCACCGACGCCTGCGTCAAGGCGCAGGGCGTCGACGCGGGCGAGGGCGGCGCCCATCTCGACCTCGCCGTCGAGGACGTACCGGCGCTGGCGGAGTCGGCCCGGCGGCTCGGCGCCGAGATCGTCACCACCGAAGAGGACCTGGTCGTCCTGCGCTCCCCCGGCGGCCAGCCGTTCTGCGCGGTCCGTTGGCACGGCGAGTCGGCGCGGCCTCCCGTCGTCCCCGGACCCGCCGGCGCGACCAGCCGCCTCGACCAGGTGTGCCTCGACGTGGCGCCCACCCGCTTCGAGGTCGAAGTCGCCTTCTGGAGCGCCTTGACCGGATGGGAGTCGCACCCCGGCGCGCTCCCGGAGTTCCACCTGCTCAGGCCACCCACCGGGCTCCCCTTCCGCATCCTCCTGCAACGCCTGGACACCGCCCGCCCCGCCTCCGCCCACCTCGACATCGCCTGCTCGGACGTCGAGGCGGTACGCGCCGACCACGAGCGGCTCGGTGCCGTGCTCGTCGGCCACGGTGCCCGCTGGGCCGTCATGCGGGACCCGGTCGGCGGCACGTACTGCCTGACCGGCCGGGACCCGGCGACGGGCAGCCTCCCGGCCCCGGCCTGA
- a CDS encoding DUF952 domain-containing protein, with protein MSEPLLHLTERSLWDAARAAGAYEMSTRGRTLQEEGFIHCSLRHQVPAVASFLYGGYDGPDELVLLVIDPERLDVPLRYEAVKPGGEEFPHIYGPIPVAAVVDVEVWESA; from the coding sequence ATGTCCGAACCCTTGTTGCACCTCACCGAGCGCTCCCTGTGGGACGCGGCCCGCGCGGCAGGCGCGTACGAGATGTCCACACGTGGCCGCACCCTCCAGGAGGAGGGCTTCATCCACTGCTCGCTGCGGCACCAGGTCCCCGCGGTCGCCTCCTTCCTGTACGGCGGGTACGACGGCCCCGACGAGCTGGTGCTCCTGGTCATCGATCCCGAACGGCTGGACGTGCCGTTGCGCTACGAGGCGGTCAAGCCCGGGGGCGAGGAGTTCCCGCACATCTACGGGCCGATTCCGGTGGCGGCCGTGGTGGACGTGGAGGTGTGGGAGTCCGCGTAG
- a CDS encoding YciI family protein, with translation MKYLVMVQGTQADYEGMRGKGSAHAPAWSEQELQAMYAYMGAINDDLSKSGELVDGQGLAEPAQTRLVTAGQDGKAVISDGPYGETKELIAGYWVLECASLERVTEIAERVTRCPGPEGATNYPVVIRPILDGAGDI, from the coding sequence ATGAAGTACCTGGTGATGGTGCAGGGCACGCAGGCGGACTACGAGGGCATGCGGGGCAAGGGCTCCGCGCACGCCCCGGCCTGGAGCGAGCAGGAGCTGCAGGCGATGTACGCGTACATGGGCGCGATCAACGACGACCTCTCGAAGTCCGGTGAGCTCGTCGACGGGCAGGGGCTGGCCGAACCGGCACAGACCCGCCTGGTCACGGCAGGACAGGACGGGAAGGCCGTCATCTCCGACGGGCCGTACGGCGAGACCAAGGAGCTGATCGCCGGCTACTGGGTCCTGGAGTGCGCGAGCCTGGAGCGGGTCACCGAGATCGCCGAGCGCGTCACCCGCTGCCCAGGACCAGAGGGCGCAACGAACTACCCGGTGGTCATCCGCCCCATTCTGGACGGCGCCGGGGACATCTGA